In Streptomyces durocortorensis, a genomic segment contains:
- a CDS encoding GTP cyclohydrolase II → MRTEGNEGVIVAPADAVRVRARVEVPINVPGLGRRPSTMVSFHGLHDNREHIAVLLPGWDRRSDPLVRVHSECLTGDVFGSQRCDCGPQLHEALAICSHEGGIILYLRQEGRGIGLYNKFDAYLLQDQGLDTFEANAVLNFGHDMRDYRVAAEMLRALDVPEIRLLSNNPEKGAQLRAHGVGISDIVPTGTFVNENNHAYLTAKRERAGHALEV, encoded by the coding sequence ATGCGCACAGAAGGAAATGAAGGCGTCATCGTCGCGCCCGCCGATGCCGTACGGGTGAGGGCGCGGGTCGAGGTCCCGATCAATGTTCCCGGCCTGGGACGCCGGCCGAGCACCATGGTCAGTTTTCATGGGCTGCACGACAACCGCGAGCACATCGCCGTCCTCCTCCCCGGCTGGGACAGGAGGAGCGATCCGCTGGTCAGGGTGCATTCCGAATGCCTTACCGGCGACGTTTTCGGCTCGCAGCGCTGCGACTGCGGCCCGCAGCTCCACGAGGCCCTCGCGATCTGCTCGCACGAGGGCGGCATCATCCTGTACCTGCGGCAGGAGGGGCGCGGTATCGGCCTCTACAACAAGTTCGACGCCTACCTCCTTCAGGACCAGGGCCTCGACACCTTCGAAGCGAACGCGGTCCTCAACTTCGGCCACGACATGCGGGACTACCGGGTGGCGGCCGAAATGCTGCGGGCCCTGGATGTCCCCGAGATCCGGCTCCTCTCCAACAACCCCGAGAAGGGCGCCCAGTTGAGGGCACACGGCGTCGGGATATCCGACATCGTCCCGACCGGGACCTTCGTCAACGAGAACAACCACGCCTACCTGACGGCCAAGCGCGAACGAGCCGGTCATGCCCTTGAGGTCTGA
- a CDS encoding helix-turn-helix transcriptional regulator has product MIMHRENLKDVQMCTKADKLNNVQASEICERGLEFYARFLKGHSINQECPECLTRLGLLRRTEDGRLVAIPPGLAAGSLVRPMEAAIDRQQHALDAVRTSIQRAEQVYRDTYREDGVQAARVISGADIISTTLASAVESCQEELLTAQPGGGRPQELLAKALDTDLPALARGVRQRTIYQHTVRTHSPTLFYVEQISAAGAEVRTLDEVFDRIIVCDQRIAFVPDPGEQRSQTALAIEHPGLIRYLVGMFEHAWERATPLQYSPGAHRPPLLADETRRSVLQLMVNGYTDEAIAGRLGMSVRTVATHVRKASEIFNSRSRAQLAYLIAKAGVLDEGIDP; this is encoded by the coding sequence ATGATCATGCATCGCGAGAACCTGAAGGATGTACAGATGTGCACGAAAGCGGACAAACTGAATAATGTCCAGGCGTCTGAGATCTGCGAGAGGGGGCTGGAGTTCTACGCGCGATTTTTGAAAGGTCACTCAATAAATCAGGAATGCCCCGAGTGCCTGACGCGCCTGGGACTTCTGCGGCGCACCGAGGACGGCCGACTGGTCGCCATTCCGCCGGGGCTGGCCGCCGGCAGCCTGGTGCGGCCGATGGAAGCGGCCATCGACCGGCAGCAGCACGCGCTCGACGCCGTACGCACATCGATCCAGCGTGCCGAGCAGGTCTACCGCGACACCTACCGCGAGGACGGGGTCCAGGCCGCCCGTGTGATCAGCGGCGCGGACATCATCAGCACCACGCTCGCCTCGGCCGTGGAGTCCTGCCAGGAGGAACTGCTCACCGCCCAGCCCGGTGGCGGCAGACCGCAGGAACTGCTGGCGAAAGCGCTCGACACCGATCTTCCGGCGCTCGCCCGCGGGGTGCGGCAGCGCACGATCTATCAGCACACCGTGCGCACCCACAGCCCCACTCTGTTTTACGTCGAGCAGATATCGGCCGCAGGGGCGGAAGTACGGACACTGGACGAGGTGTTCGACCGGATCATCGTGTGCGACCAGCGAATTGCCTTCGTGCCCGACCCGGGAGAACAGCGGAGCCAGACCGCCCTGGCCATAGAGCATCCGGGACTGATCCGCTATCTCGTCGGCATGTTCGAGCACGCCTGGGAACGCGCCACCCCGCTCCAGTACTCCCCCGGCGCGCACCGACCGCCGCTGCTCGCCGACGAAACACGCAGGTCCGTCCTTCAGCTCATGGTCAACGGCTATACCGACGAGGCCATCGCCGGGCGGCTCGGCATGAGCGTCCGCACCGTGGCCACCCATGTGCGCAAGGCGTCGGAGATCTTCAACAGCCGCAGCCGCGCCCAGCTCGCCTATCTCATCGCCAAAGCCGGAGTTCTCGACGAGGGTATCGATCCATGA
- a CDS encoding radical SAM protein, with protein sequence MAHGDLLRRFVAGDEFKPIHMRIGIMGACNMRCNFCNFHSPNEEQFYDLFSFKDSIKTDKAVTLMREFAANDGRAVTFCGSGECTIHPGYAQISRAANEAGLRIGLITNGSRLGRPAIAEAVADTHTWVRIGLNAGTEATFNEITRDREQTFASFIGAVGRLRETAVAPDFRIGFNFVITQANHREILDAARIGLASGAHYVRFEPEFYSALGHETIEAVMPEITEALREAAELSTDDYEVSVPKLDRGPMDQVEDVEGDFERCHYSRFVTAVGADGNLYPCPQVHLNSRYLIGNVLDQGYAEVLEGGPRAEWEAANPRRTDLCKSCFYRPQNELLEHLHRGQIQLDRALDSYAVEVPSTLHADFI encoded by the coding sequence ATGGCCCACGGCGACCTGCTGAGGCGGTTCGTGGCGGGCGACGAGTTCAAACCGATCCATATGCGGATCGGGATCATGGGCGCCTGCAACATGCGGTGCAACTTCTGCAACTTCCACTCCCCCAACGAGGAGCAGTTCTACGACCTGTTCTCGTTCAAGGACTCCATCAAGACCGACAAGGCCGTCACCCTGATGCGGGAGTTCGCGGCCAACGACGGCCGCGCCGTGACCTTCTGCGGCAGCGGCGAGTGCACCATCCACCCCGGGTACGCGCAGATCAGCCGGGCCGCGAACGAGGCCGGGCTGCGCATCGGGCTGATCACCAACGGCTCCCGGCTCGGCCGCCCGGCCATCGCCGAGGCCGTCGCGGACACCCACACCTGGGTGCGCATCGGGCTGAACGCCGGGACCGAGGCCACGTTCAACGAGATCACCCGGGACCGTGAGCAGACCTTCGCGTCCTTCATCGGTGCCGTGGGACGGCTGCGCGAGACCGCGGTGGCGCCGGACTTCCGGATCGGCTTCAACTTCGTCATCACGCAGGCGAACCACCGGGAGATCCTCGACGCCGCCCGCATCGGCCTGGCGTCCGGGGCCCACTACGTCCGCTTCGAGCCGGAGTTCTACAGCGCCCTCGGCCACGAGACCATCGAGGCGGTCATGCCGGAGATCACCGAGGCCCTCCGGGAGGCCGCGGAGCTGTCCACCGACGACTACGAGGTCTCCGTACCCAAGCTCGACCGGGGTCCGATGGACCAGGTCGAGGATGTCGAAGGCGACTTCGAGCGGTGCCACTACAGCCGGTTCGTGACGGCGGTCGGCGCCGACGGAAACCTCTACCCGTGCCCGCAGGTCCACCTCAACAGCCGCTATCTGATCGGCAACGTGCTGGACCAGGGTTACGCGGAAGTGCTGGAGGGCGGCCCGCGCGCCGAGTGGGAGGCTGCCAACCCCCGCCGTACGGACCTGTGCAAGTCGTGCTTCTACCGGCCGCAGAACGAGCTGCTGGAGCATCTGCACCGCGGTCAGATCCAGCTGGACCGGGCGCTGGACTCCTACGCCGTGGAAGTCCCCAGCACCCTGCACGCCGACTTCATCTGA
- a CDS encoding DegT/DnrJ/EryC1/StrS family aminotransferase produces the protein MQISSLRRLLDTGPTGHPAPLRSRVERLARVEDAHRDVRVTASTVTVSNGLRRERMTLGSPARGEFPAVLLSPEDEETAPRPGILVLGGKNARLDHLTGETPPDHPDRNVAERLARAGFTTLTFAYGIGGGLDPERLTGRDEGALLAHAFALTGRSLLGALVGDALGALDVLRSHPLADADRTGLFGHSLGAAVALHTALLSDRPLPVCAASHLGTYPALYGRLFTGFEGAALPGILEHADLPDLYTALAPAPLQLQYGTADPYLETADTRAAADTVRLGYETAGAPKPDILELPMGHGTHAGHAAEFFARELADAPAHPAPVPAQRIRFDVTDRRTVLEHVDGALASGVLTQGPLVARFEELSRTWTGTPGVAVASGSAALEIALRTIGVAGRTVLVPVNTFFATAAAAVRAGARARFVDMEPDGLGMDPDALRTALERYPDTAAVVPVHIGGIVSPAVDGVLAACAERGIPVLEDAAHAFGSTLGDRPAGSLGRFGAFSFFPTKVAISGEGGLLTSAAPEDREDVRRWRDHGKSAQGSTLHDRPGSNWRLSELHAAVGTVDLERFAGTLARRRSLAAHYDTLLDGVSSLRAHAVPGDSRSNYYKYLVYPDSSVDRDALKQRLRERHGIQLAGEVYDRLLCDHPHFRDDGTDPEETFARGRWFARHHIALPLYPSLTHAEQIRVVSALRSELP, from the coding sequence ATGCAGATCAGCTCCCTGCGCCGGCTCCTCGACACCGGGCCCACCGGTCACCCCGCCCCGCTCCGCTCCCGGGTCGAGCGCCTGGCCCGGGTCGAGGACGCCCACCGCGACGTCCGCGTCACCGCCTCCACCGTCACCGTGTCGAACGGGCTGCGGCGCGAGCGGATGACCCTCGGCTCCCCGGCACGCGGCGAGTTCCCCGCCGTCCTGCTCTCCCCCGAGGACGAGGAAACCGCCCCTCGCCCGGGCATCCTCGTCCTCGGCGGGAAGAACGCCCGGCTGGACCACCTCACCGGCGAGACACCCCCCGACCACCCCGACCGCAACGTGGCCGAACGGCTGGCCCGGGCCGGGTTCACCACCCTGACCTTCGCGTACGGCATCGGCGGCGGGCTCGACCCTGAGCGGCTCACGGGCCGCGACGAAGGGGCCCTGCTCGCCCACGCCTTCGCACTCACCGGCCGCTCGCTGCTCGGCGCCCTCGTCGGCGACGCGCTCGGAGCCCTCGACGTACTGCGCAGCCACCCGCTGGCCGACGCGGACCGCACCGGGCTGTTCGGCCACAGCCTGGGCGCGGCCGTCGCCCTGCACACCGCGCTGCTGAGCGACCGGCCCCTCCCCGTCTGCGCGGCGAGCCACCTCGGCACCTATCCGGCACTGTACGGGCGGCTGTTCACCGGATTCGAGGGGGCGGCCCTGCCCGGCATCCTCGAACACGCCGACCTCCCCGACCTCTATACGGCCCTGGCCCCCGCGCCCCTCCAGCTCCAGTACGGCACAGCGGACCCCTATCTGGAGACGGCCGACACCCGCGCCGCCGCCGATACGGTCCGCCTGGGCTACGAGACGGCGGGCGCCCCGAAGCCCGACATCCTCGAACTCCCCATGGGGCACGGCACGCACGCGGGCCACGCGGCGGAGTTCTTCGCCCGGGAACTGGCCGACGCCCCGGCGCACCCGGCCCCCGTGCCCGCCCAGCGCATCCGCTTCGACGTCACCGACCGGCGCACCGTGCTGGAGCACGTCGACGGGGCACTGGCCTCCGGCGTCCTCACCCAGGGCCCGCTGGTCGCCCGCTTCGAGGAGCTGAGCCGTACGTGGACCGGCACCCCGGGCGTCGCCGTCGCCTCCGGCTCGGCCGCCCTGGAGATCGCCCTGCGGACCATCGGCGTGGCGGGCCGCACGGTCCTCGTCCCCGTCAACACGTTCTTCGCGACCGCGGCCGCGGCCGTGCGCGCCGGGGCCCGCGCCCGCTTCGTCGACATGGAACCCGACGGACTCGGCATGGACCCGGACGCCCTGCGCACCGCACTGGAGCGGTATCCGGACACGGCGGCCGTGGTGCCCGTCCACATCGGCGGGATCGTCTCCCCGGCCGTCGACGGGGTCCTCGCCGCGTGCGCGGAGCGCGGCATCCCCGTACTGGAGGACGCGGCGCACGCCTTCGGCAGCACTCTGGGCGACCGCCCGGCGGGCAGCCTCGGCCGGTTCGGCGCGTTCTCGTTCTTCCCCACCAAGGTCGCCATCAGCGGTGAGGGCGGGCTGCTCACCTCCGCCGCGCCGGAGGACCGGGAGGACGTACGGCGCTGGCGCGACCACGGCAAGAGCGCCCAGGGCTCCACCCTGCACGACCGGCCGGGCAGCAACTGGCGGCTCAGCGAACTGCACGCCGCCGTCGGCACCGTGGATCTGGAGCGCTTCGCCGGGACCCTGGCCCGGCGGCGGTCGCTCGCCGCCCACTACGACACCCTGCTCGACGGCGTCAGCTCCCTGCGGGCGCACGCGGTGCCCGGGGACTCCCGGAGCAACTACTACAAGTACCTGGTGTACCCGGACAGTTCCGTGGACCGCGACGCGCTGAAGCAGCGGCTGCGGGAACGGCACGGCATCCAGCTCGCGGGCGAGGTCTACGACCGTCTCCTGTGCGACCACCCGCATTTCCGCGACGACGGAACGGACCCGGAGGAGACCTTCGCGCGCGGCCGGTGGTTCGCCCGCCACCACATCGCGCTGCCGCTGTACCCCTCTCTCACCCACGCCGAACAGATACGGGTGGTCTCGGCGCTCCGCAGCGAGCTGCCGTGA
- a CDS encoding phytanoyl-CoA dioxygenase family protein: MPESTLYSNGVPIRFSPDLFGPLRSGAGLPDDPAALRERLRTDGYLYLPGVLDRDKVLRLRGAYFSLFPDGYLAEGTDAEDGLFSGSVPESLPAYGVAGHPAHAFVRSAAFQEFVADPLLADLASKLLGGDAWMLPRQILRHFHRGSQLASRAHVDLDYMNALSPAPRVLTLWIPVGDCPPSTGSLVYLEGSHTLAPEEYEPLREKGDRPGDRRPISHDLELTARHLGRRWLWADFAAGDLMVHVPQIVHASLDTTTDAMRLSADVRFVRSDDTPDPRWLAPWSADDGA; encoded by the coding sequence ATGCCGGAATCGACGCTGTACTCCAACGGCGTACCCATCCGCTTCTCGCCGGACCTGTTCGGGCCCCTGCGGTCCGGTGCGGGCCTGCCCGACGACCCGGCCGCGCTGCGCGAGCGCCTGCGCACCGACGGGTATCTGTACCTGCCGGGCGTACTGGACCGGGACAAGGTGCTGCGCCTGCGCGGCGCCTACTTCTCGCTCTTCCCGGACGGCTACCTGGCCGAGGGGACCGACGCCGAGGACGGGCTGTTCTCCGGCAGCGTGCCGGAGAGCCTCCCGGCGTACGGTGTCGCCGGGCATCCCGCCCACGCCTTCGTCCGGTCGGCCGCCTTCCAGGAGTTCGTGGCCGACCCGCTGCTCGCCGACCTCGCAAGCAAGCTGCTCGGCGGGGACGCCTGGATGCTGCCCCGGCAGATCCTGCGCCACTTCCACCGGGGCTCCCAGCTCGCCTCCCGGGCCCATGTGGACCTCGACTACATGAACGCCCTCTCCCCCGCGCCCCGGGTGCTCACCCTGTGGATACCCGTGGGCGACTGCCCGCCGAGCACCGGCTCGCTGGTCTACCTGGAGGGCTCCCACACCCTTGCGCCCGAGGAGTACGAACCCCTGCGCGAGAAGGGGGACCGCCCCGGCGACCGGCGGCCGATCTCCCACGACCTGGAGCTGACCGCCCGGCATCTGGGGCGGCGGTGGCTGTGGGCCGACTTCGCCGCCGGGGACCTCATGGTGCACGTCCCGCAGATCGTCCACGCGTCCCTGGACACCACCACCGACGCCATGCGTCTGTCCGCCGACGTCAGATTCGTCCGCTCGGACGACACACCCGACCCGCGGTGGCTCGCCCCGTGGTCGGCCGACGACGGAGCATGA
- a CDS encoding glycosyltransferase family 2 protein, with translation MSHAPEPTVPRLAARLTAYAVLAHDPAVPGIAADYWAKSEEHYRTVDAALAALVAASPASERAYRDVVTDPTHTAPQHALRESLAGLLEEHPVQRNELADAVTEADRHIWIDYHLGAEYTSQEPPAAPEPPEPRPRSEPATVHVVIPFRDRSGGLRTRNLLACLKALADQEGGPGHRVTVVETDSEPRSREVLEGVVDRYVFARKDGLFNKAWAVNVGVVEATGDASYVCVLDADILVDRHFVARNTARLREGGHGTHLPFRWSLSLDGPSTLHAIGLRNGRGAADVPDAVLRGLLLREPPGGCVWLRADVFHAVGGFDERFEGWGGEDDDVVARLAAAAPLTRYDDPLLHLDHPRPAMTRDDGLPFNAHIEPVSWTRERGYGDREKFTAATA, from the coding sequence GTGTCCCACGCACCCGAGCCGACCGTTCCCCGGCTCGCCGCCCGCCTCACCGCCTACGCGGTCCTCGCCCACGACCCCGCCGTGCCGGGCATCGCCGCCGACTACTGGGCCAAGAGCGAGGAGCACTACCGCACGGTGGACGCCGCGCTCGCTGCCCTCGTGGCCGCGTCCCCGGCCTCCGAGCGCGCCTACCGGGACGTCGTCACCGACCCCACGCACACCGCGCCCCAGCACGCCCTGCGCGAGTCCCTCGCCGGACTGCTGGAGGAACACCCCGTACAGCGGAACGAGTTGGCCGACGCCGTGACCGAGGCCGACCGGCATATCTGGATCGACTACCACCTCGGCGCGGAGTACACCTCCCAGGAGCCCCCCGCGGCCCCGGAGCCGCCAGAGCCCCGGCCGCGCTCCGAGCCCGCGACCGTGCACGTGGTGATCCCCTTCCGGGACCGCTCCGGCGGGCTGCGGACCCGTAATCTGCTGGCCTGCCTGAAGGCCCTGGCCGACCAGGAGGGCGGGCCCGGACACCGGGTCACGGTGGTGGAGACCGACAGCGAGCCGCGCAGCCGCGAGGTGCTGGAAGGCGTCGTCGACCGCTATGTCTTCGCCCGCAAGGACGGTCTGTTCAACAAGGCGTGGGCGGTCAACGTCGGAGTCGTCGAGGCGACCGGCGACGCCTCCTACGTCTGTGTCCTGGACGCGGACATCCTCGTCGACCGCCACTTCGTCGCCCGCAACACCGCCCGGCTGCGCGAGGGCGGCCACGGCACCCATCTGCCGTTCCGCTGGTCGCTCTCGCTCGACGGCCCGTCCACCCTGCACGCCATCGGGCTGCGCAACGGCCGGGGGGCCGCCGATGTGCCCGACGCCGTGCTGCGCGGTCTGCTGCTGCGGGAGCCGCCGGGCGGCTGTGTGTGGCTGCGCGCGGACGTCTTCCACGCGGTGGGGGGCTTCGACGAGCGGTTCGAGGGGTGGGGCGGCGAGGACGACGACGTGGTCGCCCGGCTGGCCGCCGCCGCGCCCCTGACCCGCTACGACGACCCCCTGCTGCACCTGGACCACCCCCGGCCCGCGATGACCCGGGATGACGGGCTGCCCTTCAACGCCCATATCGAGCCCGTGAGCTGGACGCGGGAGCGCGGCTACGGGGACCGGGAGAAGTTCACGGCGGCCACGGCCTGA
- a CDS encoding Gfo/Idh/MocA family protein: protein MRWGIAGHGDVVSRRVLPALRAAGQEPVFLWGRDAGRAAAAARRWGVAESGSDPRGLLAGLDAVYVATPVDRHVPLAALALDAGLPVLVEKPLAGSLRPGGSALATGRACAGVAYYRRLAPVVRELRRALRGWSPERVEVRFRSAFEPGPGHPMRWRTERAVAGGGVLADAGSHRLDLLLMLFGRPAGIRARLGRRFPGGAERAATVELEWDTGLRAHCSAEWGDGPPEDLLALHSGGRSLTLDPLDSGELLVREPDGVRRVRCPPDANPHLPLVADFVAAVAAGRPPVCPVAEAVEVDDVLVAAERSDALGGAQVRPWPP, encoded by the coding sequence GTGAGGTGGGGCATCGCCGGGCACGGTGACGTCGTGTCCCGGCGGGTGCTGCCCGCGCTGCGCGCGGCGGGCCAGGAGCCGGTGTTCCTGTGGGGGCGGGACGCCGGGCGCGCGGCCGCGGCCGCCCGGCGGTGGGGGGTCGCCGAGTCCGGCAGCGACCCCCGGGGCCTGCTGGCGGGCCTGGACGCGGTGTACGTCGCCACGCCCGTCGACCGCCATGTGCCGCTGGCAGCCCTGGCGTTGGATGCCGGACTGCCCGTGCTCGTGGAGAAGCCGCTGGCCGGTTCCCTGCGGCCCGGCGGCTCCGCGCTCGCCACGGGACGGGCGTGTGCGGGCGTCGCGTACTACCGCCGACTGGCCCCCGTCGTCAGGGAGTTGCGCCGCGCGTTGCGCGGCTGGTCGCCGGAGCGGGTGGAGGTGCGGTTCCGGTCCGCGTTCGAGCCGGGGCCCGGTCATCCGATGCGCTGGCGCACCGAGCGGGCCGTGGCGGGCGGCGGGGTGCTCGCCGACGCGGGCAGTCACCGCCTGGACCTGCTGCTGATGCTGTTCGGGAGGCCCGCCGGGATACGGGCCCGGCTGGGCCGGCGCTTCCCCGGAGGCGCCGAGCGCGCCGCCACCGTGGAGCTGGAGTGGGATACCGGGCTGCGGGCGCACTGCTCGGCGGAGTGGGGGGACGGGCCGCCGGAGGACCTGCTCGCCCTCCACAGCGGCGGGCGTTCCCTGACCCTGGACCCGCTGGATTCGGGGGAGTTGCTGGTCCGGGAGCCCGATGGCGTCCGGCGCGTCCGGTGCCCGCCGGACGCCAACCCCCATCTGCCGCTCGTCGCCGACTTCGTCGCGGCGGTGGCGGCCGGGCGGCCACCGGTGTGCCCGGTGGCCGAGGCCGTAGAGGTCGATGACGTCCTGGTGGCGGCGGAGCGGTCCGACGCCCTGGGCGGGGCGCAGGTCAGGCCGTGGCCGCCGTGA
- a CDS encoding zinc-dependent alcohol dehydrogenase, producing MRRYELVGRRDIRLVTDAPVPVPGPLEVLVRVRACTVCNRSDLAYYHYYGEREHCAQGCFGHEVAGVVEAVGPGVTRVAPGRRVFVRTPLTTGYAEFALAREIAVGLLPDEVPFEQGAILQLLPLAVHATRGVRLGDRVAVIGQGPVGLMALRMAALRGASRITAVDLDDWRLDRSALLGADTTRRVDGSAAALREVADGVDVAIDAVGTPTTLNACVDLVRQNGLVVMLGTHHVDTHVTLDLVTWERKGLRVHSSAEPLDTARAEALATAERLVRSKELYLPELLTHTYPLEDLPKAMEQLSASRALYPDGEQAPYDGPPHRTLKVAVVP from the coding sequence ATGCGACGGTATGAGCTCGTCGGCAGGCGCGACATCCGCCTGGTCACCGATGCCCCGGTGCCGGTGCCGGGGCCGCTGGAGGTCCTGGTCCGGGTGCGGGCCTGCACGGTCTGCAACCGCAGTGACCTGGCGTACTACCACTACTACGGGGAGCGCGAGCACTGTGCCCAGGGCTGTTTCGGCCATGAGGTCGCCGGGGTCGTCGAGGCGGTCGGCCCCGGCGTCACCCGCGTGGCACCGGGGCGGCGCGTCTTCGTCCGCACCCCGCTGACCACCGGGTACGCCGAGTTCGCGCTGGCCCGCGAGATAGCCGTGGGGCTCCTCCCGGACGAGGTGCCCTTCGAGCAGGGCGCGATCCTGCAACTGCTGCCCCTGGCCGTCCACGCCACCCGGGGGGTGCGGCTCGGGGACCGGGTCGCGGTCATCGGCCAGGGCCCGGTCGGTCTGATGGCGCTGCGGATGGCGGCGCTGCGCGGGGCCTCCCGCATCACCGCCGTCGACCTGGACGACTGGCGCCTGGACCGGTCGGCCCTCCTCGGCGCCGACACCACCCGCCGGGTCGACGGCAGCGCCGCCGCGCTGCGGGAGGTCGCGGACGGTGTCGACGTGGCGATCGACGCGGTGGGCACGCCGACGACACTCAACGCCTGCGTCGACCTCGTACGGCAGAACGGGCTCGTGGTGATGCTCGGCACCCACCACGTGGACACCCACGTCACCCTCGACCTGGTCACCTGGGAGCGCAAGGGGCTGCGGGTCCACAGCTCGGCCGAGCCCCTCGACACCGCACGGGCGGAAGCCCTCGCCACCGCCGAACGGCTTGTACGGTCCAAGGAGTTGTACCTCCCGGAGCTCCTGACGCACACCTACCCGCTGGAGGACCTGCCCAAGGCGATGGAGCAGCTGTCGGCCAGCCGCGCGCTCTACCCGGACGGCGAGCAGGCCCCGTACGACGGGCCGCCGCACCGCACGCTGAAGGTAGCGGTCGTTCCGTGA
- a CDS encoding MFS transporter codes for MTAPASPGVFSRPYRARTLAVSSTFVLVAFAGLALSTVMPIAVQDLDGLGLYSLAFGGFLTTGIVGTVLAGGWSDRRGPAPALCAGLAFFSGGALVSGFAESIVPFLLGRYVQGLGGGAVTVALYVVVGRAYPSALRPRMFSLITACWIVPSMVGPPIAGAVAQRLSWHWVFHGIAVLGLLSLALLAGPLGRLRPAGDEDGEKPGGLRAMPALAVALGAGLLQYAGSQSGLHRLVAVAAGLVLLVVWLRPLLPARTLRAGRGIPSLVLLRGVSAGVYFTVETYIPLMLVNERQWSPGAAGMSLTGAALTWFAASWLQGHPRLPWPRERVVLAGALIHAAGAAVTLSGALRAMPAVTVAVGLLVAGFGMGLLLPGVGVLTLEHSPVDEQGRNSASLQLSDSLSSVLLVGLCGALFNAAHVSAGQDAAAFAAVFGTALAVAAAAVPIARRIAVPHTEEKKNHATV; via the coding sequence ATGACCGCACCGGCCTCGCCCGGGGTGTTCTCCCGCCCCTACCGGGCCCGCACGCTCGCGGTGAGCAGCACCTTCGTCCTGGTCGCGTTCGCCGGTCTGGCGCTGAGCACGGTGATGCCGATCGCTGTGCAGGATCTCGACGGACTCGGCCTGTATTCACTGGCGTTCGGCGGATTCCTCACCACCGGCATCGTGGGGACCGTGCTCGCGGGCGGCTGGTCCGACCGCCGGGGTCCCGCTCCCGCGCTCTGTGCCGGGCTGGCGTTCTTCTCCGGCGGCGCGCTGGTCTCCGGCTTCGCGGAATCGATCGTTCCCTTTCTGCTGGGGCGGTACGTGCAGGGTCTCGGCGGCGGTGCGGTCACCGTCGCGCTGTACGTGGTCGTGGGGCGCGCCTATCCGTCGGCGCTGCGGCCCCGGATGTTCTCGCTGATCACCGCGTGCTGGATCGTTCCCTCCATGGTGGGCCCGCCGATCGCCGGGGCGGTCGCCCAACGCCTCTCCTGGCACTGGGTGTTCCACGGCATCGCGGTCCTGGGGCTGCTCTCCCTGGCGCTGCTGGCCGGTCCGCTGGGGCGGCTGCGGCCCGCCGGGGACGAGGACGGCGAGAAGCCGGGCGGGCTGCGCGCGATGCCCGCACTGGCCGTCGCCCTGGGGGCGGGGCTGTTGCAGTACGCCGGGTCCCAGTCGGGCCTGCACCGTCTGGTCGCGGTGGCCGCCGGGCTGGTCCTGCTGGTGGTGTGGCTGCGCCCGCTGCTGCCCGCGCGCACGCTGCGGGCGGGGCGCGGCATCCCGTCGCTGGTGCTGCTGCGCGGCGTCTCGGCCGGGGTTTACTTCACCGTCGAGACCTACATCCCGCTGATGCTGGTCAACGAACGCCAGTGGTCGCCGGGGGCCGCCGGGATGTCGCTCACCGGGGCGGCCCTCACCTGGTTCGCCGCCTCCTGGCTCCAGGGGCACCCCCGGCTGCCCTGGCCGCGCGAGCGGGTCGTCCTGGCCGGTGCGCTGATCCACGCGGCGGGCGCGGCCGTGACCCTGAGCGGGGCGCTGCGGGCGATGCCCGCGGTGACCGTCGCCGTCGGGCTCCTGGTCGCCGGGTTCGGCATGGGGCTCCTGCTGCCCGGCGTCGGCGTCCTCACGCTCGAACACTCGCCCGTCGACGAGCAGGGCCGGAACTCGGCCTCGCTCCAGTTGTCCGACAGTCTGTCCAGCGTGCTGCTCGTGGGCCTGTGCGGGGCGCTGTTCAACGCGGCGCACGTGAGCGCGGGCCAGGACGCGGCAGCCTTCGCGGCGGTCTTCGGCACCGCCCTCGCGGTCGCCGCCGCGGCCGTTCCGATCGCCCGCAGAATCGCGGTGCCGCACACGGAGGAGAAGAAGAACCATGCGACGGTATGA